From Mycobacterium colombiense CECT 3035:
GAAGGCCTGGATCGCCCCGACGAACAGGTCGAAGGCCTTCCAGATCGCGTTCGGCGCCCACATGATGTACGGCGGGAACAGCGCGATCAGTGCCACGAGGATGCCGCCGGCGAAGATGTTGCCGAAGAGTCGCAGAGACAACGAGATCGGCTTGGCGAGCTCTTCGACCAGGTTGATCGGCGCCAGGAAAGCCACGTGGCCTTTGAGGACGGCCAGCGGGTGTCCGACGACGCCGCGGCGCCAGATTCCCGCCACGTGGTAGCAGACGAACACGAAGAGGGCCAGCGCCAGAACGTAATTGATGTCCGCGGCCGCCGACTTCAGCAGCTCGGTGGTGTGCCCCGACTTGTCGGTGTACTGCAGCGGCAGCACCGACAACCAGTTGGAGATCAGGATGAACACGAAGATGGTGACGGCCAGCGGCAACACGAACGGCGCGATCCGCATGCCGACCGCACTCTCGATCTGGTCGCGCATCTGAACCGTGATCGCTTCCCAGAACAGCTGAACGCCGCTGGGCACCCCGGTGGAGGTGATCTTGGCGCGCAGGAAGAAGGCCAGTGCCAGCACGATCACCGCAGCGATCCCGGTCGCCAGGATCGTGTCGGTGTTGACGGTCATACCCAGCCACTTGGCGTGGGTGTGCTCGCCGACCTCGATCGCGGCCTCGGCCAGGAACGTCGTCTCAGGCATCGGTGGGGTTCCTTCCTTCCGTTCCTTCCGATCCTGCGACCGCGCCGCCTTCGGCGGCGTCCGAAGACTCCGCCCAGTCACCGGCGCGCAGCTTCTTCCACACCGGAAGCGCTGTCGAGGCGACGAGTAGGACCTGGAAAATCGCCAAGCCGAACAAGACTCCGAGGCCGGCGGGCCGAAATACGTAGGCGATGATCAGCCCGAGGATGGTCATGAGGGCCAGCCGGGACGCCGAGTTGACCGCCATCGACCGTTTCAGCGGGTGGTCCTTGGCGGTGATCGATTCAACCGAGCGACGCACCAGCACCGCGTTGAGCAAACCCAGGAGAAGCCCGACGCCGAAGAAGACTCCGACCATCGGGTGTCCGGACAGTCCGGCGGCGAGCACCGCCACCGCCGTGATGGCAACGCTGATCACGAAGAGCCGAACCGGACGGAAAGCAACAGAGGGAAACACCAACGGCGCGTCCTGCGCTGGTGTCGTCACTGCAGCACCTCAATCCCAGGTTGATAAACGGGAACCCCCCGACCGACTGATCGGTGGCCCGCCGAGCGTATCGCACGTCACAGTTGAATCACCCAAGGGGTATCTCCCTAGGCCGGTCTTGAACCAGCCCGATCGGATTAGCCTCCGATGGGCCCGTCGCCTGCACGGCTTTTTGGGGTTCTACCAGCACCGTACCACATCGTGGAGCCCACTACTACTCCTCGTCGTAGTACTCGTCCCGACGCCGCAACAGCGGGATCGCCGTCGCGATACCGGCCACCACGATCGCACCCAGCATCACCGCGGCCGTATCACGGGGACGGAAAAAGATCGTGCTGGCGGCGCCGAACGCAACGATCCCCACCCACAGATAGATCAGCAACACCACCCGCCGGTGCGAGTGACCGATCTGCAGCAACCGGTGATGCAGGTGCATCTTGTCGGGGCTGAACGCACTGCGGCCCGCGCGGGTGCGGCGCACGATCGCCAGCAGCAAATCGAGCATCGGCACGAAGATGACCGCGGCCACCAACAGGAAGGGCGACAACAGGACAAACACGTCCCGGGCTCCGTAGGCATTCTGCGAGACCGGGCCCGCCGCCGTCGTCGACGCGGCCGAGAGCATCAGACCGATCAGCATCGAACCGGAGTCGCCCATGAAGATCTTGGCGCGATGGAAGTTGTGCGGCAGAAAGCCCAGACAGGCCCCGGCCAGCACCACCGAGATCACCGCCGGCGGATAGAACAGGACGTCACCGCCGTGGTCACGTAGCAGCCCGACCGAGAACATGCAGATGGCGAGCGCGGTGATCAGCCCGAGCCCGGCCGCCAGGCCGTCGAGCCCGTCGACGAAGTTCATCGCGTTGACGACCGACACGGTCAGCGCGAGGGTCAGCAGGATCGACGACGCCTGGTCGAGCACGATGGTGCCGACGCCGCCGATGGGAATGTAGAGGACGCTCCACGCCACGCCCATCGTGACCAGCACGCTGGCCGCGGTGATCTGACCGGCGAACTTGGTCAGCGCGTCGAGGCCCCAGCGGTCGTCGATGAGGCCGATGCCCATGATGACGGCGCCGGCCACCAGGACCGCGGGCATACCGGTCGAGTAGACGAACCCACGCGTGAGCGCCGGAAGTTGGGACGCCAGAAACACGGCCGTGATGACGCCGAGAAACATCGCCAACCCACCCATCCGGGGGGTCGGCGTCACGTGGACGTCGCGTTCGCGCGGATACGCGACCGCGCCCAGCCGGGTGGCCAGCACCCGCACCGGTCCGGTCGCGAAGTACGTGATGATCGCCGCGGTCAACCCCACCAGCGCCAACTCACGAAGCGGAACGCCGGCGCCGCGGTCGCCCAGCGCGAGCAAACCACCGGCAAGGTTGGTCACGTCGCTGGACATCACCGAGACCGTACTGGACAAACCTGGCACCTCGACAACCGCTCCAGTCAGGCCGGGGCGGTCAGGCTTTCCGGATCGACGGCGAGCACTTCGGCGATCCGCTCCGCGCTGACCGGGCCCGGTCGCAGAATGCGCGGCGCGGCCCCAGTCAGGTCGACGATGGTCGAGGCGGCCCCCTGCTCGGCCGGCCCGCCTCCAGATAGACGTCCACCAGATCGCCGAGCTGGCTGCGCGCCTCGCCGGCATCCACGGCCGCCGGATGGCCGGAGACGTTGGCACTGGACACCGCCAGGGGCCCGACCTCACGCAACAGTTCGATGGCCACCGGATGCAGCGGCATGCGCAGCATCACGGTGCCGCGGGCGTCACCGAGATCCCACTGCAACGACGGCGCCTGGCTGACCACGAGGCTCAACGCGCCCGGCCAGAAGGCGCGGATCAGGTCGCGGGCCCCGTCCGGCATGGTGTAGACGAGCCCCTCGATGGTGTGCCAGGAGCCGACCAGCACCCCCACCGGCATGTCGCGCCCCCGGCCCTTGGCCGACAGCAAGGCGGAGACCGCGGCGCTGTTGAACGCGTCGGCGCCGATGCCGTACACGGTGTCGGTGGGCATCACGACCAGCCGGCCGCCCTTGAGCGCGCCGGCCGCCGCGGCGATTCCGAGTGAGCGCTGACCGGGATCCGCACAGTCGAAGACCTCACTCATGAGCGCCGCACTCCCCCGTGCTCGCTTTCCTGCGGGCCGTCACGAAGCGCGGCCGGCCGGTCAGGTCCGCGCGGGCCTGGACGTCGTCGAACGCTCCCGTGCGCTCGAACAATTTCGCCGTCTGCGCCGAGGTGGTGTCGTCGTGCTCGACGCCGATCAGCCCGTCCGGGCGCAGCCAGCGAGCGGCGAGGCTCACCAGGGGCGCGATCACCGCCAAGCCGTCCGGGCCGCCGAAGACCGCCCGATGCGGATCATGTTGCGTGACTTCGGGATCCAGCACCGCACCGTCGGGAACATATGGCGGATTGGCCACGACCATGTCGACCCGTCCGTCCAGTTCGCCGAGTAGCCCCGGCCGGCACGCCAGCTCCGTGACATCGGCGCGCAGCAGCTCGATCGCGGTGCCCCGCGCGTTGCGGCGCGCATACTCGAGCGCGGCGTCGGAGTTGTCGATCGCGATGATCCGCGCGGCCGGCAGGTGATGGGCCAGCGCCACGGCCAAAGCCCCCGAACCGGTGCACACGTCGACGATTAGGGGCCGGGGTGCAAGTTGTTGCGCGACAGCCCATTCCAGTAGGGCCTCGGTCTCGGGACGGGGTATGAAGACCCCCGGCCCGACGCTCAGCGTCACGGGACCGAACGCCGCGGTCCCCACCAGATGTTGCAACGGCACGCGTTGCGAACGCGCGGCCACTACGTCGCGGTAGCGTCCGAGAAACTCCTCGCCGGGCGAGTCAAGCAGGGTCAGGCGCCCGCGGTCGGTTCCCGCCACATGGGCGGCCAGCTGTTCGGCATCCCAACGCGCGGAATCGATTCCCGCTTTGGCGAGCGTGGCCGCAGCATCGTCGATCGCGCGCCGCACGACGTTCATGCCTGTTGCAGCCGGGACTGCTTGTCAGCGGCGGCCAGGGCGTCGAACAGGGCATCGAGATCGCCGTCGAGGACCTGGTCGAGGTTGTGCGCCTTGAAGTTGATCCGATGGTCCGCGATCCGGTTCTCCGGGAAGTTGTAGGTGCGGATGCGTTCGCTGCGGTCCACGGTGCGAATCTGGCTGGCCCGGTCCGCCGAGGCGTCCGCCAGGGCCTGCTCCTCCGCCAGGGCCTGCAGACGGGCGGCCAGCACCTGCAGCGCGCGGGCCTTGTTCTGCAACTGCGAGCGTTCGTTCTGGCAGGTGACGACGATGCCGGTGGGCAGGTGCGTGATGCGCACCGCGGAGTCGGTGGTGTTGACGCCCTGGCCGCCCTTCCCCGACGAACGATAGACGTCGATGCGCAGGTCCGACTCGTCGATCTGCACCTCACCGACTTCTTCGGGTTCGGGATACACGAGCACGCCGGCGGCCGAAGTATGAACGCGGCCTTGCGATTCCGTTACCGGGACGCGTT
This genomic window contains:
- the atpB gene encoding F0F1 ATP synthase subunit A, with product MPETTFLAEAAIEVGEHTHAKWLGMTVNTDTILATGIAAVIVLALAFFLRAKITSTGVPSGVQLFWEAITVQMRDQIESAVGMRIAPFVLPLAVTIFVFILISNWLSVLPLQYTDKSGHTTELLKSAAADINYVLALALFVFVCYHVAGIWRRGVVGHPLAVLKGHVAFLAPINLVEELAKPISLSLRLFGNIFAGGILVALIALFPPYIMWAPNAIWKAFDLFVGAIQAFIFSILTILYFSQAMEIEDHHD
- a CDS encoding ATP synthase subunit I; the protein is MTTPAQDAPLVFPSVAFRPVRLFVISVAITAVAVLAAGLSGHPMVGVFFGVGLLLGLLNAVLVRRSVESITAKDHPLKRSMAVNSASRLALMTILGLIIAYVFRPAGLGVLFGLAIFQVLLVASTALPVWKKLRAGDWAESSDAAEGGAVAGSEGTEGRNPTDA
- the prmC gene encoding peptide chain release factor N(5)-glutamine methyltransferase, coding for MNVVRRAIDDAAATLAKAGIDSARWDAEQLAAHVAGTDRGRLTLLDSPGEEFLGRYRDVVAARSQRVPLQHLVGTAAFGPVTLSVGPGVFIPRPETEALLEWAVAQQLAPRPLIVDVCTGSGALAVALAHHLPAARIIAIDNSDAALEYARRNARGTAIELLRADVTELACRPGLLGELDGRVDMVVANPPYVPDGAVLDPEVTQHDPHRAVFGGPDGLAVIAPLVSLAARWLRPDGLIGVEHDDTTSAQTAKLFERTGAFDDVQARADLTGRPRFVTARRKASTGECGAHE